In Penaeus chinensis breed Huanghai No. 1 chromosome 26, ASM1920278v2, whole genome shotgun sequence, a single genomic region encodes these proteins:
- the LOC125038957 gene encoding vicilin-like seed storage protein At2g18540 translates to MRKEREREERIRRLEEKAKLKEEDRGRYRDDAREETAEDKKNWKRREELREEAVTEERTQTGKLEGAKSKRYSEGRRKEEREREKRMKEEKKRTEKEAKLGEDEEEGNERQEERGGAGAGAKVREKEIVTIKPKEASSPNQGETKEEEKSPTKHSQKEGEVEKEPGQKEEVKSEEKTRKRREKDPRAERRIRNKDRPTMALYRPGQTRLSANRAKQDRTEADDTSSSSPSPVMPSGGGEPSKKPTESKKDEALDADNPCPPPKSPDGSQSESTTQEEALKVDMEVAGWMGSGRTEDQPSEIKRETTDDIKVRDGAEHMEVQDGGGEATKEGKKYPGVKSMTFRRSVSRE, encoded by the exons atgagaaaagagagagagagagaagaaag AATAAGAAGACTTGAAGAGAAGGCAAAGctaaaagaggaagacagagggagatacaGGGATGACGCAAGAGAAGAAACAGCAGAAGACAAGAAGaactggaagagaagagaggaactgAGGGAGGAGGCAGTGACGGAGGAAAGGACACAAACGGGCAAGCTAGAGGGTGCAAAATCCAAGCGTTACAGTGAGGGtcgacgaaaggaagaaagagagagggagaagagaatgaaggaagagaagaagaggacagagaaagaggcaaagctgggagaagatgaggaagaggggaatgagagacaggaggagagaggaggagcaggagcaggcgctaaagtgagagaaaaggaaattgtgACAATTAAGCCTAAGGAGGCCAGTTCCCCAAACCaaggagagacaaaggaggaagagaaatcacCCACTAAACACAGTcaaaaggaaggagaagtggagaaggaaccAGGGCAGAAAGAAGAAGTTAAATCAGAGGAGAAAaccaggaaaaggagagaaaaggacccAAGGGCAGAGAGGAGAATACGcaacaag GACCGACCAACCATGGCCCTTTACCGCCCGGGCCAGACCAGGCTTAGCGCAAACAGGGCCAAGCAGGACCGCACGGAGGCCGATGACACTTCCTCCTCCAGCCCAAGTCCTGTCATGCCCTCAGGGGGAGGAGAGCCGAGCAAGAAACCCACAGAGTCCAAGAAGGATGAAGCCCTGGACGCTGATAACCCATGCCCTCCTCCCAAGAGCCCAGATGGCAGCCAGAGCGAATCCACGACGCAAGAAGAAGCACTGAAGGTGGACATGGAGGTCGCTGGGTGGATGGGGAGTGGCAGGACTGAAGACCAGCCTTCGGAAATCAAAAGGGAGACAACAGATGACATCAAAGTCAGGGATGGGGCTGAGCATATGGAGGTgcaggatggagggggagaggcaacCAAGGAGGGCAAGAAGTACCCAGGGGTGAAGAGCATGACTTTCCGGAGGAGTGTTAGCCGAGAGTGA
- the LOC125038991 gene encoding regulator of nonsense transcripts 3A-like, whose product MTVKTSDGTRKEGYKGHGEGSSKRTSEKTNARGKREKNSPQTKVVARRLPPSMTEEEFLEAVSPLAEYDYFSFVPADRSLGAHAFSRAYINFKNTDDVFTFRDRFDSYVFVDKKGNEYPAMVEYAPFQKIPKRIGNKKKDIRAGTIDQDPDFMAFLESLEKPETVQLPTLEVVLEEIHAHERELKANNGIIKVKTPLLEFIEQKKAEKLRTKEERREERRRKEFERKKAREEEKKKRKDFRDHREVNKKEEVREVKEDGSVKVREV is encoded by the exons ATGACGGTGAAAACGAGTGACGGGACGAGAAAGGAAGGCTACAAAGGCCATGGAGAAGGTTCATCCAAGAGAACATCAGAAAAGACAAATgccagagggaaaagagagaagaattccCCCCAGACCAAG GTGGTGGCACGTCGTCTGCCCCCATCCATGACAGAGGAAGAATTTTTGGAGGCTGTGTCACCACTTGCAGAGTACGATTATTTCAGCTTCGTCCCTGCTGACAGGAGTCTTGGGGCTCATGCTTTCTCTAGAGCTTACATTAATTTTAAAAACACCGACGATGTTTTCACCTTTCGAGACAGGTTCGACAGCTATGTGTTTGTCGATAAGAAAG GTAATGAATACCCAGCCATGGTGGAATATGCCCCATTCCAAAAGATACCAAAAAGAAtcggaaacaaaaagaaggataTACGAGCAGGGACCATAGACCAGGACCCAGACTTTATGGCATTCCTGGAATCACTTGAAAAACCAGAGACAGTCCAGCTTCCAACACTAGAGGTCGTTCTGGAAGAGATACATGCCCATGAACGGGAGTTGAAAG CTAACAACGGAATCATAAAGGTGAAGACTCCACTACTCGAGTTCATTGAACAGAAGAAGGCTGAGAAGTTACGAAcaaaggaggagaggcgagaggaaaggaggaggaaggaattcgAGAGGAAGAAAGctcgggaagaagagaagaagaagcggaaggacTTCAGGGACCACAGAGAGgttaataagaaagaggaagtgagagaggtgaaagaggatgGCTCCGTGAAAGTAAGAGAA GTTTAA
- the LOC125038993 gene encoding uncharacterized histidine-rich protein DDB_G0274557-like, whose translation MLLEVFVLLVAAACASEVEKREAEPSRAYSYGYGLHHQAYYPRSYYHPYHYPYHHSYHHHHKRSAEPEAEAEPSHRYPSYGSYHYRGYYRPYSYGYPSHYYAPYVHHHHKRSADPVAEAEPSYGYGYKSYHPVYPRYYHSYQPRTYHTYPAYSRYGYHAYH comes from the exons ATGTTGCTGGAG GTGTTTGTGCTCCTGGTGGCTGCCGCTTGCGCTTCTGAGGTGGAGAAGCGAGAGGCGGAGCCAAGTCGTGCCTACAGCTATGGCTACGGTCTCCACCACCAAGCCTACTACCCCCGCTCTTACTACCACCcctaccactacccctaccaccactcctaccaccaccaccacaaaaggTCCGCTGAACCCGAGGCCGAAGCCGAACCCTCGCACCGCTACCCTTCTTACGGTTCCTACCACTACCGAGGCTACTACCGTCCCTATTCCTACGGCTACCCCTCACACTACTACGCTCCCtacgtccaccaccaccacaagaggTCCGCTGATCCCGTCGCCGAGGCTGAACCCAGCTACGGCTACGGCTACAAGTCCTACCATCCCGTGTACCCTCGCTACTACCACTCCTACCAACCGCGCACCTACCACACCTACCCTGCTTACAGCCGCTATGGCTACCACGCCTACCACTAA
- the LOC125039150 gene encoding uncharacterized histidine-rich protein DDB_G0274557-like, whose translation MKYLVFVLLVAAACASEVEKREAEPSRAYNYGYGLHHHAYYPRTYYHPYHNSYHHHHKRSAEPEAEAEPSYGSYHYRGYYRPYSYGYQPHHYTPYVHHHHKRSADPVAEAEPSYGYGYKSYHPVYPRYYHSYHPHSYSPYAHSHHKRSADPVAEAEPSYGYGYKTYHPRPYHSYQPHSYHAYPSYGYH comes from the exons ATGAAGTACTTG gTGTTTGTGCTCCTGGTGGCTGCCGCTTGCGCTTCTGAGGTGGAGAAGCGAGAGGCGGAGCCAAGTCGTGCCTACAACTATGGCTACGGTCTCCACCACCACGCCTACTACCCCCGCACCTACTACCACCCCTACCACAActcttaccaccaccaccacaagaggTCCGCTGAGCCTGAGGCCGAAGCTGAGCCTTCTTACGGTTCCTACCACTACCGAGGCTACTACCGCCCCTATTCCTACGGATACCAACCCCACCACTACACTCCTTACGTCCACCACCATCACAAGAGGTCCGCTGACCCCGTTGCTGAGGCCGAACCCAGCTACGGCTACGGCTACAAGTCCTACCACCCCGTGTATCCCCGTTACTATCACTCCTACCACCCACACTCCTACTCCCCCTACGCCCACAGCCACCACAAGAGGTCCGCTGACCCCGTTGCTGAGGCTGAACCCAGCTATGGCTACGGTTACAAGACCTACCACCCACGCCCCTACCACTCCTACCAACCACACTCCTACCACGCCTATCCTTCTTACGGCTACCACTGA
- the LOC125039148 gene encoding uncharacterized histidine-rich protein DDB_G0274557-like, whose protein sequence is MKYLVFVLLVAAACASEVEKREAEPSRAYNYGYGLHHHAYYPRTYYHPYHNSYHHHHKRSAEPEAEAEPSYGSYHYRGYYRPYSYGYQPHHYTPYVHHHHKRSADPVAEAEPSYGYGYKSYHPVYPRYYHSYHPHSYSPYAHSHHKRSADPVAEAEPSYGYGYKTYHPRPYHSYRPHSYHAYPSYGHTHYGYH, encoded by the exons ATGAAGTACTTG GTGTTTGTGCTCCTGGTGGCTGCCGCTTGCGCTTCTGAGGTGGAGAAGCGAGAGGCGGAGCCAAGTCGTGCCTATAACTATGGCTACGGTCTCCACCACCACGCCTACTACCCCCGCACCTACTATCACCCCTACCACAActcttaccaccaccaccacaagaggTCCGCTGAGCCTGAGGCCGAAGCTGAACCTTCTTACGGTTCCTACCACTACCGAGGCTACTACCGCCCCTATTCCTACGGATACCAACCACACCACTACACTCCCtacgtccaccaccaccacaagaggTCCGCTGACCCCGTTGCTGAGGCCGAACCCAGCTACGGCTACGGCTACAAGTCCTACCACCCCGTGTATCCCCGTTACTACCACTCCTACCACCCACACTCCTACTCCCCCTACGCCCACAGCCACCACAAGAGGTCCGCTGACCCCGTTGCTGAGGCTGAACCCAGCTATGGCTACGGTTACAAGACCTACCACCCACGCCCCTACCACTCCTACCGCCCACACTCCTACCACGCCTATCCTTCTTACGGCCACACCCACTACGGCTACCACTGA
- the LOC125039149 gene encoding histidine-rich glycoprotein-like: protein MKYLVFVLLVAAACASEVEKREAEPSRAYNYGYGLHHHAYYPRTYYHPYHTYHKRSAEPEAEAEPSYGSYHYRGYYRPYSYGYQPHHYTPYVHHHHKRSADPVAEAEPSYGYGYKSYHPVYPRYYHSYHPHSYSPYAHSHHKRSADPVAEAEPSYGYGYKTYHPRTYHSYRPHSYHAYPSYGHTHYGYH, encoded by the exons ATGAAGTACTTG GTGTTTGTGCTCCTGGTGGCTGCCGCTTGCGCTTCTGAGGTGGAGAAGCGAGAGGCGGAGCCAAGTCGTGCCTACAACTATGGCTACGGTCTCCACCACCACGCCTACTACCCCCGCACCTACTACCATCCCTACCACACCTACCACAAGAGGTCCGCTGAGCCTGAGGCCGAAGCTGAGCCTTCTTACGGTTCCTACCACTACCGAGGCTACTACCGCCCCTATTCCTACGGATACCAACCACACCACTACACTCCCtacgtccaccaccaccacaagaggTCCGCTGACCCCGTTGCTGAGGCCGAACCCAGCTACGGCTACGGCTACAAGTCCTACCACCCCGTGTATCCCCGTTACTACCACTCCTACCACCCACACTCCTACTCCCCCTACGCCCACAGCCACCACAAGAGGTCCGCTGACCCCGTTGCTGAGGCTGAACCCAGCTATGGCTACGGTTACAAGACCTACCACCCACGCACCTACCACTCCTACCGCCCACACTCCTACCACGCCTATCCTTCTTACGGCCACACCCACTACGGCTACCACTGA